Proteins from a single region of Fusobacterium gonidiaformans ATCC 25563:
- a CDS encoding coproporphyrinogen III oxidase: MRVMLPEALEEELKIEEIPDGVKIQIAGKEVEFCYPDLGKAVDDQKQTMVKLALLKAYQKDYVWGGLMGVRPSKIVRRFLKEGFSYKEVLEHLEHFYLVKKEKAKILVDIVKKEETFLHRGASNLYVGIPFCPTKCSYCSFASYEISGGVGRYYKEFVNTLEKEIRFTGEQLRKQPQQIESVYFGGGTPSTLTEEDLERILKVFREEIDFSFVREFTFEAGREDSITLKKLEILKKYGVDRVSLNPQTFQEKTLARVHRKFNRRHFEEVYEDCKRLGFILNMDFILGLPEETTEDILDTLEQLKQFDVENITIHSLAFKRASKLAKGSQEREEIDRKKIEEKISSLMREKKLEPYYLYRQKNMLDWGENIGYAKIGMESIFNMEMIEENQNTIALGGGGISKVVVEEENGHDYIERFVNPKDPALYIREMEERQKQKFALFEKYRKEKNEV; the protein is encoded by the coding sequence ATGCGTGTGATGCTTCCGGAAGCTTTGGAGGAAGAATTAAAGATAGAAGAAATTCCGGACGGAGTCAAAATTCAAATAGCTGGAAAAGAAGTAGAATTTTGTTATCCTGATTTAGGCAAGGCAGTGGATGATCAAAAGCAAACGATGGTAAAATTAGCTCTATTAAAAGCTTATCAAAAAGATTATGTTTGGGGAGGACTGATGGGAGTTCGACCGAGTAAAATTGTTAGGCGATTTTTGAAAGAGGGTTTTTCCTATAAAGAAGTATTAGAGCATTTGGAACATTTTTATTTGGTAAAAAAAGAAAAGGCAAAGATATTGGTCGACATTGTAAAAAAAGAAGAAACATTTTTACATCGAGGAGCTTCCAATCTTTATGTAGGTATTCCCTTTTGTCCGACAAAGTGTAGTTATTGTTCTTTTGCTTCCTATGAAATTTCAGGGGGAGTGGGACGATATTATAAAGAATTTGTAAATACTTTAGAAAAAGAAATTCGTTTCACAGGAGAGCAGTTACGAAAGCAGCCTCAACAAATTGAATCTGTTTACTTTGGAGGTGGAACACCGAGTACTCTAACAGAAGAAGATTTGGAAAGAATTTTAAAAGTGTTTCGGGAAGAAATTGATTTTTCTTTCGTGAGAGAATTTACCTTTGAAGCGGGAAGAGAAGACAGTATTACTTTAAAAAAATTGGAAATTTTAAAAAAATATGGAGTGGATAGAGTCAGTTTAAATCCTCAGACCTTTCAAGAAAAAACTCTAGCGAGAGTCCATCGTAAATTTAATCGAAGACATTTTGAAGAAGTCTATGAAGATTGTAAGAGATTGGGATTTATTCTCAATATGGATTTTATTTTAGGCTTACCGGAAGAAACGACAGAGGATATTTTGGATACTTTAGAACAGTTGAAGCAATTTGACGTGGAAAATATTACCATTCATTCTTTGGCATTTAAAAGAGCTTCTAAACTTGCCAAAGGAAGTCAAGAGAGAGAAGAAATCGATAGGAAGAAGATTGAGGAGAAAATTTCTTCTCTTATGCGAGAAAAGAAGTTAGAACCCTACTATTTATATCGACAAAAGAATATGTTGGATTGGGGAGAAAATATAGGCTATGCAAAAATAGGAATGGAGTCTATTTTTAACATGGAAATGATAGAGGAAAATCAAAATACCATTGCTCTCGGTGGAGGAGGTATCAGTAAAGTTGTCGTGGAAGAAGAAAATGGGCATGACTATATTGAACGTTTTGTAAATCCAAAGGATCCTGCTTTATACATTCGAGAAATGGAAGAAAGACAAAAACAAAAATTTGCATTGTTTGAAAAATATCGAAAGGAAAAAAATGAAGTATAG